AGGCCTACTTAACAAAGCATCCATTTTTGAAAGGATTTGTGTTAGGGATTTCAGGGGGGCAGGACTCAACTTTGGTGGGAAAACTTGCACAAATCGCGGTAGAGGAAATGAGGCAGGAGACAAAAAATCAAGACTATCTCTTTATTGCTGTAAGACTTCCCTATGGTACCCAAATGGATGAAAGTGATTGCCAAGATTCTTTAGCTTTTATCGAACCTGATCAAATATTGACAGTTAATATTAAAGAAGCTGTTGATGCAAGTGAGAGGGCATTGAAGGATGCTGGAATAGAAATTTCTGATTTTACGAAAGGGAATGAAAAAGCTAGGGAACGTATGAAAGTTCAATATAGTATTGCTGCAACGAAACGTTGTGCAGTGGTTGGGACAGACCATGCAGCTGAGGCCATTACCGGATTCTACACAAAGTATGGGGATGGAGGGGCGGATATTGTCCCGATCTTTCGCCTGAACAAACGCCAAGGACGAATGTTATTAAGTGAACTAAATTGTCCGAAACATTTGTACGAGAAGGTTCCGACTGCTGATTTGGAAGGGGACCGACCACAACTACCTGATGAAGTAGCACTTGGGGTCAAATATGAAGAAATTGATGATTATTTGGAAGGGAAAGCGGTCAACGAAACAGCTCGTAAGCGGATTGAACAACTTTACAATCATTCAAAACATAAACGTCATATGCCAATCACGATTTTTGATACGTTTTGGAAGTGAAGAGGAAAACGATAGACAGAATGCCAGGGATGTCCCTGGTATTTCCCCTTTTTAGAGTGAGTTATAATTTACGGAAAATTAAATCAAATGGATATCCGGTTGACCGTATATTATACTAGTTATAAAATGATGTAAAAATAAATTGAATTTAGTCATACACCTTCGTATATTTTCGAAAATATGGTTCGAAAGTTTCTACCAAATCACCGATAATGATTGGACTATGAAGGCAGATTCTTTATGGAAGAGCTAGAGTTCTGCTTTTATATTTAGAAAATGAAGGCGTTCTAGCTTTTTATTATGTTCCGAGGATAATGGAATAAGTTGCAGATTATTTTTAAATAGAGGGGCAGGAAATCATTCATGGAAAACCAGGAAATCATTGTTGTTTTAGATTTTGGAAGTCAGTATAATCAGTTGATTACCCGTCGTATTCGTGAGTTTGGGGTGTACAGTGAATTACATCCACATACGATTACGGTAGAAGAAATAAAGAAAATGAATCCAAAGGGAATTATTTTTTCTGGTGGGCCAAATAGCGTTTACTCTGAAAATGCATTTCGCTGTGATGAAGCGATTTTTGATCTAGGTATTCCTGTATTAGGGATTTGCTATGGCATGCAGTTAATGACGAAGCATTTCGGTGGGAAAGTAGAAGCGGCAAAACAACGGGAATATGGAAAAGCAACGATTCAAATTGAAAAAACATCTGCGCTTTTTAAAGGATTGTCAGATGAACAAGTTGTTTGGATGAGCCACGGGGATTTAGTTGTGGAAGCGCCTGAAGGCTTTACGGTGAATGCGACGAATCCATCTTGCCCAATCGCGTCCATGAGTGATTCTAGTCGTCAACTTTACGCTGTACAATTTCATCCTGAAGTACAACATTCAGTACACGGAAATGCGATGTTGAGAAACTTTGTCTTTGAAGTTTGTGGTTGTGAAGGCAATTGGTCAATGGAGAATTTTATTGAAATTGAGATGGAGAAAATCCGTCAAACTGTTGGGGACAAGAAAGTTCTCTGTGCTCTTAGTGGTGGGGTTGATTCCTCTGTTGTAGCTGTATTAATCCATAAGGCTATTGGAGATCAATTAACATGTATTTTTGTGGATCACGGATTACTTCGTAAAGGGGAAGCAGAAAGTGTTGTGAAAACTTTTGCTGATGGCTTCCATATGAATGTCATTAAAGTCGACGCGAAAGATCGTTTCCTTTCAAAATTAGAAGGCGTGTCTGACCCAGAGAAAAAACGGAAAATTATCGGAAATGAATTTATTTATGTTTTTGATGATGAAGCAAATAAATTAGAAGGTATCGACTTTTTAGCACAGGGAACATTATATACAGACATTATTGAAAGTGGAACGGCAACTGCCCAAACAATTAAATCCCATCATAATGTCGGGGGATTACCTGAAGATATGCAATTCGAATTGATTGAACCATTAAATACTTTATTTAAGGATGAAGTTCGTGCACTAGGAACTGAATTAGGAATTCCTGATGAAATTGTTTGGAGACAACCATTCCCTGGTCCTGGCCTAGGAATCCGTGTTTTAGGTGCTATTTCTGAGGATAAGTTGGAAATCGTCCGAGAATCGGATGCGATTTTACGTGAAGAGGTAAAAAATGCTGGACTGGAAAGAGATATTTGGCAATACTTTACTGTGCTTCCTGACATCCGTAGTGTGGGAGTCATGGGAGATGCTCGTACGTATGATTACACAATTGGCATTCGTGCTGTGACTTCTATTGACGGGATGACTTCTGATTGGGCTCGTATTCCTTGGGATGTGCTTGAAAAAATCTCAACACGGATTGTCAATGAAGTGAGCCATGTCAATCGTGTAGTCTATGATATTACAAGTAAGCCACCTGCAACAATTGAGTGGGAATAAAGGGTTTAAAAAACTAAACGAAAACACAA
The nucleotide sequence above comes from Oikeobacillus pervagus. Encoded proteins:
- the nadE gene encoding ammonia-dependent NAD(+) synthetase; translation: MGPLQKRIIEELKVLPTIDPKEEIRKSVDFLKAYLTKHPFLKGFVLGISGGQDSTLVGKLAQIAVEEMRQETKNQDYLFIAVRLPYGTQMDESDCQDSLAFIEPDQILTVNIKEAVDASERALKDAGIEISDFTKGNEKARERMKVQYSIAATKRCAVVGTDHAAEAITGFYTKYGDGGADIVPIFRLNKRQGRMLLSELNCPKHLYEKVPTADLEGDRPQLPDEVALGVKYEEIDDYLEGKAVNETARKRIEQLYNHSKHKRHMPITIFDTFWK
- the guaA gene encoding glutamine-hydrolyzing GMP synthase — its product is MENQEIIVVLDFGSQYNQLITRRIREFGVYSELHPHTITVEEIKKMNPKGIIFSGGPNSVYSENAFRCDEAIFDLGIPVLGICYGMQLMTKHFGGKVEAAKQREYGKATIQIEKTSALFKGLSDEQVVWMSHGDLVVEAPEGFTVNATNPSCPIASMSDSSRQLYAVQFHPEVQHSVHGNAMLRNFVFEVCGCEGNWSMENFIEIEMEKIRQTVGDKKVLCALSGGVDSSVVAVLIHKAIGDQLTCIFVDHGLLRKGEAESVVKTFADGFHMNVIKVDAKDRFLSKLEGVSDPEKKRKIIGNEFIYVFDDEANKLEGIDFLAQGTLYTDIIESGTATAQTIKSHHNVGGLPEDMQFELIEPLNTLFKDEVRALGTELGIPDEIVWRQPFPGPGLGIRVLGAISEDKLEIVRESDAILREEVKNAGLERDIWQYFTVLPDIRSVGVMGDARTYDYTIGIRAVTSIDGMTSDWARIPWDVLEKISTRIVNEVSHVNRVVYDITSKPPATIEWE